The Xenopus tropicalis strain Nigerian chromosome 2, UCB_Xtro_10.0, whole genome shotgun sequence genome window below encodes:
- the mars1 gene encoding methionine--tRNA ligase, cytoplasmic (The RefSeq protein has 1 substitution compared to this genomic sequence) produces the protein MKLFVGEGNPHGVKVLAAAALWAEHVHINRLQQEEKIVPFMSQPRLPALDLENGNYLFLSNAVCRYFYLSSGHDVCNLSNQWLEWEAVELQPAFSAALYAHVVQGRKKEEVIASLSASLSHLDQSLAGKPSPYLVKDALTVADIVVWGSLYPLIEDASSLPEEMKLLKHWFQTVSQLEQCQKAVSFLMKDGGSSVFKPYLQKQPVPITPSGKPTCNEHEGEDMASLSEEDIQAAANAWAKGLTGAQKPKQRLHPILPVEGEKNVLITSALPYVNNVPHLGNIIGSVLSADVFARYCRLRNWNTLYICGTDEYGTATETKAMEEGLTPQQICDKYNAVHTAIYQWFDISFDFFGRTTTQHQTTIAQDIFHRLLKRDFLLTDTVEQLRCETCQRFLADRFVEGTCPFCNYEEARGDQCDKCGKLINAVELKKPQCKVCKKSPVKKSSKHLFLDLPKLEKRLEQWLEKSFSSGDWTSNARFITRSWIRDGLKPRCITRDLKWGTPVPLDGFRDKVFYVWFDAPIGYISITANYTDQWEKWWKSTQQVQLYHFMAKDNVPFHSVIFPSCLLGAEDNYTLVNHIIATEYLNYEDGKFSKSRGVGVFGDMAKDTGIPADIWRFYLLYVRPEGQDSAFSWSDLMLKNNSELLNNLGNFVNRAGMFVQKFFNGCVPEMELLSEDKRLLAQVAAELQQYNQHLEKVRIRDALRCILNISRHGNQYIQVNEPWKCIKGNQQEQKRAGTVTGVAVNMAALLSVMLHPYMPTVSGLIQEQLLMPQESKVLTTDFCCRLQSGHQIGNVSPLFQKLENDQIESLRKRFGGGQVKTESKAPPCQEAPLKEAPKASGPERVKELMQEVEKQGNLVRELKGKKAEKSTIDTEVQKLLALKKELALAEGKSPDPPAQKGKKKK, from the exons ATGAAGTTGTTCGTGGGCGAGGGGAACCCTCATGGGGTGAAGGTGTTGGCTGCTGCCGCTCTCTGGGCTGAACATGTACATATCAACAGGCTACAGCAGGAAG AAAAGATTGTTCCTTTTATGTCACAACCAAGACTGCCAGCACTGGACTTGGAAAATGGAAATTATCTCTTCTTATCTAATGCAGTCTGCAG ATACTTCTACTTGTCATCTGGTCATGATGTGTGCAATCTAAGTAATCAGTGGTTGGAATGGGAAGCAGTCGAGCTTCAG CCAGCACTTTCTGCTGCATTATATGCACATGTGGTTCAGGGAAGGAAAAAGGAAGAAGTTATAGCATCTCTCAGTGCATCACTTAGTCATCTGGATCAAAGCCTTGCAGGAAAGCCCAGTCCGTACCTTGTCAAA GATGCACTCACTGTTGCTGAtattgttgtgtggggctctctCTATCCTCTTATTGAGGACGCGTCTAGTCTGCCAG AAGAGATGAAATTACTTAAGCATTGGTTTCAAACTGTAAGTCAGCTAGAACAGTGCCAGAAAGCTGTATCATTCCTAATGAAAGATGGGGGTTCTTCAGTCTTCAAGCCTTACCTCCAGAAGCAGCCTGTACCCATTACCCCATCTGGCAAACCAACCTGCAATGAGCATGAG GGAGAGGACATGGCATCTCTGTCTGAGGAGGATATTCAAGCTGCTGCTAATGCTTGGGCTAAAGGTCTCACTGGTGCTCAAAAGCCAAAGCAGCGACTCCACCCAAT CCTGCCTGtggaaggagaaaaaaatgtaCTTATCACTAGTGCGCTGCCCTATGTGAATAACGTTCCGCACCTTGGAAATATCATTGGTTCTGTGCTCAGCGCTGATGTTTTTGCTAG GTACTGCAGGCTGCGCAACTGGAACACTCTATACATATGCGGAACAGATGAATATGGCACAGCCACAGAGACCAAGGCTATGGAGGAAGGTTTAACACCCCAGCAGATCTGTGACAAGTACAATGCTGTGCACACTGCTATATATCAGTGGTTTGACATCTCTTTTGACTTTTTTGGACGGACGACAACCCAGCACCAAACCAC TATTGCCCAGGACATCTTCCATCGACTTCTTAAGAGGGACTTTCTACTGACCGACACTGTGGAACAGCTTCGCTGTGAGACATGCCAGAGGTTTTTGGCTGATCGCTTTGTGGAAGGAACATGTCCTTTCTGCAACTATGAAGAGGCTAGAGGAGACCAGTGTGACAAATGTGGGAAGCTCATAAATGCTGTAGAATTAAAG AAACCACAATGCAAAGTTTGTAAGAAGTCCCCTGTCAAAAAATCCTCCAAGCATCTCTTTTTGGACCTTCCAAAG cTAGAGAAGCGTTTGGAGCAATGGTTGGAAAAGTCCTTCTCATCTGGAGACTGGACATCAAATGCCCGTTTTATAACTCGCTCATGGATACGTGATGGACTGAAGCCTCGTTGCATCACACGGGATCTGAAATGGGGCACGCCTGTGCCACTGGATGGTTTCAGAGACAAG GTGTTCTATGTCTGGTTTGATGCTCCCATTGGCTATATTTCTATCACAGCCAACTATACAGATCAGTGGGAAAAGTGGTGGAAGAGTACTCAACAG GTCCAGCTTTATCATTTCATGGCAAAGGACAATGTTCCCTTTCACAGTGTAATCTTCCCTTCCTGCCTTTTGGGTGCAGAAGATAACTACACGCTGGTCAACCACATCATAGCTACAG AATATTTAAATTATGAGGATGGAAAATTCTCCAAGAGTCGAGGAGTTGGTGTATTTGGAGATATGGCAAAGGACACTGGTATCCCTGCGGATATATGGAGATTCTACTTACTTTATGTCAGACCGGAGGGACAAGACAGTGCTTTCAGCTGGAGTGATCTCATGCTCAAAAACAACTCTGAGCTGCTTAACAACCTTGGCAATTTTGTCAACCG GGCTGGTATGTTTGTGCAAAAGTTTTTCAATGGCTGTGTTCCTGAAATGGAGCTGCTTTCAGAAGATAAGAGGCTTCTGGCCCAAGTAGCAGCAGAACTGCAGCAGTATAACCAGCATCTGGAGAAAGTTCG CATCCGAGATGCTCTTCGGTGTATTCTGAACATTTCACGTCATGGAAATCAGTACATTCAGGTTAACGAACCATGGAAATGCATCAAAGGAAACCAACAAGAGCA GAAGAGAGCAGGTACAGTGACTGGAGTGGCTGTAAACATGGCAGCTCTTCTCTCAGTTATGTTGCATCCATACATGCCAACGGTCAGCGGTCTTATCCAGGAGCAGCTGCTAATGCCTCAAGAATCTAAAGTGTTAACTACTGACTTCTGCTGCCGTCTGCAAAGTGGGCACCAAATTGGAAAT GTGAGTCCACTGTTCCAGAAGTTGGAGAATGACCAGATAGAATCCTTGCGCAAACGTTTTGGAGGAGGGCAG
- the mars1 gene encoding methionine--tRNA ligase, cytoplasmic isoform X1, whose amino-acid sequence MKLFVGEGNPHGVKVLAAAALWAEHVHINRLQQEEKIVPFMSQPRLPALDLENGNYLFLSNAVCRYFYLSSGHDVCNLSNQWLEWEAVELQPALSAALYAHVVQGRKKEEVIASLSASLSHLDQSLAGKPSPYLVKDALTVADIVVWGSLYPLIEDASSLPEEMKLLKHWFQTVSQLEQCQKAVSFLMKDGGSSVFKPYLQKQPVPITPSGKPTCNEHEGEDMASLSEEDIQAAANAWAKGLTGAQKPKQRLHPILPVEGEKNVLITSALPYVNNVPHLGNIIGSVLSADVFARYCRLRNWNTLYICGTDEYGTATETKAMEEGLTPQQICDKYNAVHTAIYQWFDISFDFFGRTTTQHQTTIAQDIFHRLLKRDFLLTDTVEQLRCETCQRFLADRFVEGTCPFCNYEEARGDQCDKCGKLINAVELKKPQCKVCKKSPVKKSSKHLFLDLPKLEKRLEQWLEKSFSSGDWTSNARFITRSWIRDGLKPRCITRDLKWGTPVPLDGFRDKVFYVWFDAPIGYISITANYTDQWEKWWKSTQQVQLYHFMAKDNVPFHSVIFPSCLLGAEDNYTLVNHIIATEYLNYEDGKFSKSRGVGVFGDMAKDTGIPADIWRFYLLYVRPEGQDSAFSWSDLMLKNNSELLNNLGNFVNRAGMFVQKFFNGCVPEMELLSEDKRLLAQVAAELQQYNQHLEKVRIRDALRCILNISRHGNQYIQVNEPWKCIKGNQQEQKRAGTVTGVAVNMAALLSVMLHPYMPTVSGLIQEQLLMPQESKVLTTDFCCRLQSGHQIGNVSPLFQKLENDQIESLRKRFGGGQLNGDNTEPQVKTESKAPPCQEAPLKEAPKASGPERVKELMQEVEKQGNLVRELKGKKAEKSTIDTEVQKLLALKKELALAEGKSPDPPAQKGKKKK is encoded by the exons ATGAAGTTGTTCGTGGGCGAGGGGAACCCTCATGGGGTGAAGGTGTTGGCTGCTGCCGCTCTCTGGGCTGAACATGTACATATCAACAGGCTACAGCAGGAAG AAAAGATTGTTCCTTTTATGTCACAACCAAGACTGCCAGCACTGGACTTGGAAAATGGAAATTATCTCTTCTTATCTAATGCAGTCTGCAG ATACTTCTACTTGTCATCTGGTCATGATGTGTGCAATCTAAGTAATCAGTGGTTGGAATGGGAAGCAGTCGAGCTTCAG CCAGCACTTTCTGCTGCATTATATGCACATGTGGTTCAGGGAAGGAAAAAGGAAGAAGTTATAGCATCTCTCAGTGCATCACTTAGTCATCTGGATCAAAGCCTTGCAGGAAAGCCCAGTCCGTACCTTGTCAAA GATGCACTCACTGTTGCTGAtattgttgtgtggggctctctCTATCCTCTTATTGAGGACGCGTCTAGTCTGCCAG AAGAGATGAAATTACTTAAGCATTGGTTTCAAACTGTAAGTCAGCTAGAACAGTGCCAGAAAGCTGTATCATTCCTAATGAAAGATGGGGGTTCTTCAGTCTTCAAGCCTTACCTCCAGAAGCAGCCTGTACCCATTACCCCATCTGGCAAACCAACCTGCAATGAGCATGAG GGAGAGGACATGGCATCTCTGTCTGAGGAGGATATTCAAGCTGCTGCTAATGCTTGGGCTAAAGGTCTCACTGGTGCTCAAAAGCCAAAGCAGCGACTCCACCCAAT CCTGCCTGtggaaggagaaaaaaatgtaCTTATCACTAGTGCGCTGCCCTATGTGAATAACGTTCCGCACCTTGGAAATATCATTGGTTCTGTGCTCAGCGCTGATGTTTTTGCTAG GTACTGCAGGCTGCGCAACTGGAACACTCTATACATATGCGGAACAGATGAATATGGCACAGCCACAGAGACCAAGGCTATGGAGGAAGGTTTAACACCCCAGCAGATCTGTGACAAGTACAATGCTGTGCACACTGCTATATATCAGTGGTTTGACATCTCTTTTGACTTTTTTGGACGGACGACAACCCAGCACCAAACCAC TATTGCCCAGGACATCTTCCATCGACTTCTTAAGAGGGACTTTCTACTGACCGACACTGTGGAACAGCTTCGCTGTGAGACATGCCAGAGGTTTTTGGCTGATCGCTTTGTGGAAGGAACATGTCCTTTCTGCAACTATGAAGAGGCTAGAGGAGACCAGTGTGACAAATGTGGGAAGCTCATAAATGCTGTAGAATTAAAG AAACCACAATGCAAAGTTTGTAAGAAGTCCCCTGTCAAAAAATCCTCCAAGCATCTCTTTTTGGACCTTCCAAAG cTAGAGAAGCGTTTGGAGCAATGGTTGGAAAAGTCCTTCTCATCTGGAGACTGGACATCAAATGCCCGTTTTATAACTCGCTCATGGATACGTGATGGACTGAAGCCTCGTTGCATCACACGGGATCTGAAATGGGGCACGCCTGTGCCACTGGATGGTTTCAGAGACAAG GTGTTCTATGTCTGGTTTGATGCTCCCATTGGCTATATTTCTATCACAGCCAACTATACAGATCAGTGGGAAAAGTGGTGGAAGAGTACTCAACAG GTCCAGCTTTATCATTTCATGGCAAAGGACAATGTTCCCTTTCACAGTGTAATCTTCCCTTCCTGCCTTTTGGGTGCAGAAGATAACTACACGCTGGTCAACCACATCATAGCTACAG AATATTTAAATTATGAGGATGGAAAATTCTCCAAGAGTCGAGGAGTTGGTGTATTTGGAGATATGGCAAAGGACACTGGTATCCCTGCGGATATATGGAGATTCTACTTACTTTATGTCAGACCGGAGGGACAAGACAGTGCTTTCAGCTGGAGTGATCTCATGCTCAAAAACAACTCTGAGCTGCTTAACAACCTTGGCAATTTTGTCAACCG GGCTGGTATGTTTGTGCAAAAGTTTTTCAATGGCTGTGTTCCTGAAATGGAGCTGCTTTCAGAAGATAAGAGGCTTCTGGCCCAAGTAGCAGCAGAACTGCAGCAGTATAACCAGCATCTGGAGAAAGTTCG CATCCGAGATGCTCTTCGGTGTATTCTGAACATTTCACGTCATGGAAATCAGTACATTCAGGTTAACGAACCATGGAAATGCATCAAAGGAAACCAACAAGAGCA GAAGAGAGCAGGTACAGTGACTGGAGTGGCTGTAAACATGGCAGCTCTTCTCTCAGTTATGTTGCATCCATACATGCCAACGGTCAGCGGTCTTATCCAGGAGCAGCTGCTAATGCCTCAAGAATCTAAAGTGTTAACTACTGACTTCTGCTGCCGTCTGCAAAGTGGGCACCAAATTGGAAAT GTGAGTCCACTGTTCCAGAAGTTGGAGAATGACCAGATAGAATCCTTGCGCAAACGTTTTGGAGGAGGGCAG CTAAACGGTGACAACACTGAGCCACAG